The Balearica regulorum gibbericeps isolate bBalReg1 chromosome 17, bBalReg1.pri, whole genome shotgun sequence region AACAATcttgatgaaaaaatattaatgttagTTGCATTTGCTGGCAGTTTTTTTACTCTTATCTATGGATTAAGGCAAGTCAACTGATAGAAAGGCAGAGACCTTTGGTAGGGAACCAGCATACAGAATAGCACTTGCTTCtggaagacagcagcagcacataAGCATTATAATGAAATTAGTAAACTAATAATTTCTTATGGAGAAAACCACCACAGATGAGGTTTCTCCAATTTTCTCCAATTATTTCTTAACTAACAAAGCAAGCGGTAAAAGTGATCatctttcataaaaatgcaaatgagcaATTAAATTACAAATAGCTATATCTCGTGAagctataaaataaacatttaataatCAATTTACACTTAACATGCCACAGCTGTTTTGCCAGACATAATTTAACTGCTATTTCTCAAAGTGCATTTTtgacagcattttaaagcagtGAGGAATTCTTTCAGCCTTACatgaaaactaaatttaaaaccTAATCAGATCTGAGAGTACTTGCAGCCAAGGAGATTTCAAATCTAGCTTTGAGGATGTAACTAGTAGATAAGAGAGCTTACTCTTTTTAGGCTTCAAGGAATATAACTTTAAGGGTTCCCAGCCTTCCAGTATTCATATCTAAACCTGTTATTTTGTAGAGCTTGGTAAAGCAGATGTACTCCTACTCACCCTTTAATGATCTGAGGTAGTAAATCCACATGGAGCCGCGACTTTGTACTCACATGGTAGATACCTCCAAGTTTATTTACCTTGGTCCCTTACAAACACTCTAAACTTTTTACACTGGGCGTTCTTAATAAGATCACTGGTCCTGTTAGAAAATCTTTGTgtttagaataattttaattgtataCAGAGGTAGAGATGCATCTCATCCACCAGCACATTTTGGAAGAACAGTGTGATTGCACGTACTCTAAAAATGGGGACCACTGTATGTGAAGATGGAACCAAATCAAATCCTGAAGCCACATATTTAGAACACTGGAAATTTGAAACAATGtttatacatttataaatacttGAACGTCTATAATAAACTGAACCAAAATTCCAGAAAGTCTCAAAACCAGTAAGAGAAGGAATACTGTTGCTTGGACCCTTTAACATGGGAGGTCAGATGGTTAGCTAACAAGATTATTCCATCATGCTAAGACATAGGAAAATATCTCTTTACTAGAATTTACATCTCCCTTgaaattaatgtaataaattacttcatatttgttttcagtgggaTCAGACTAAAAGCTGTGCAAAATTCTTCTGACAACATCTTTCTATTCATTACAGCATGTCAAGTATATAGTGTTGGTGTTCTGCTAATTAGGATTATAGGTTATGGcttttatgtaaaacaaaaatccttccccttttcccacAGCATGTTTTCATATGCAGTCGTAACACatcatacaaaaaaaccccagagccTGAATATGACATTCCAGTCACATTTTCAGCTCCagttttttcagtttccagtgCTTAAGACTGTTGCTTGCAATAACGATCTATAAGTGCATGGTGCCAAGCATTCAGTTCCCATTGGACAGTTATGTTCCAGTAACAGGACATTCATCTACCTCCCCACAATTTAGCTGCTTGTCTGTGTAGTTTACCAATATGCCTACAATAATCAGATGGTGACCTGGATAGCCTGCTTAGCTTcataaaatacttgtttcatGTTCTTGTGTCAGGTGTCCGACAAGACCAGGCTACTTACTTGCTTTCCAAGTTCTGATCCTTTCAGGAAATCATCAACTGAAGCTCCCCTTCTTTTGATATTAGGAGAATCATAGCCATCTTCTTCATCATCTGAGTTAGCGTACTGGGCTGCGTTACTCCTTTCACTAAAAACACTCCTTCTCTCCATCtggcaacaaaacaaaaaatggaaaattgtgAAGCAGATTTGTTCCTGCAACCAATGGAAGAAATCACAAACATAAGACATAAGGACTCAATAACACAACATCTAAATAGACATTGGTTTAAAGCAATGTTAGTTTCCCCTGACTGTAACCTTTTAGTTTTCAAGAATTTTTTGCTTGTCATATTACTCTCACTCATAAACAATTATATGCTTTTATGTGACCATCAACTCAGCTGCTAGCTTTCTTCCCTGTACCACTTATGTCAAAATTCTCAGTATGCTACAAGTCAGAGGCTGCTAATGAAGACACTAATTTCCCCTTGGCAGAAGGTTAGCAGAAGACCTAGCCACTACAGCATTTTTGACCTCCATACCAAAAAAGCTATAGAATGAGACTTCgtgctcttcctctgctctgagGTGACTCTTACCCTCAGCTACTGAATCCAGCTGCTTACTCTCATGACAATAACCATGAGCCATCTAACAGGCTGGATGaagggcagggagaagacacACAGCTTCTGTACCAGCCTACTGCAAGGGAAGAATTTCTACTACTGGGGACTAAACATGACAAATATCATTGGCagaatttgatttaatttaatgtGAATCCATCTGTAAACTTCTGTCCAGATCCCTGGATTAAACATTTCAAGCATCactaaaattaatgtaattaaacaTGGTTCAGAGCATATGTTATGTCAGcaattttcaaaaccagagaaaGTATTTCAGTTCTCTTTCCCTATATGGTTGTTAAATCAACTTTCACGTCAGAGtaccaaagaaattaattgccTTTTATCCCTCTATTACATTTATTctggtttgctttatttataaagaaaaggaagaaatatacACATGaacatatatgtatttaagCAGATCTTATTGATCCAGAATTACTCCGCTTCCCAAAAGCTGTATCATCACTCAACCGGCTCAATTCTATCCCAAAACAGGGACAGTCAATAAGTTGGGGCTGTTAAGACATGTGTGAACTGTCAAAATTAATGGAGTTATTTTGGAGATACAATGGGAGATGGAATACTagacataaaaattaatgactGCCAGATGAAGGACCAAGAGAATGCATCAAAAAAAGTGACACCAGAGCTTGAAACAAGTAAAAGTTGTGAGCAGCTTGTGATGAGAAAGTAACTGGCCAGGGGGTATTTAAATATTGTATGCTTGGGTAGGAAAACCAGAGCATGCTGTCAGGATGCATGTGTATCAGCTATGCTGACCCAAGAGCCTCGAATATGGGATTTAAATTCACTAGCAAACACCTAAGTCACTACAGCAGCCATGGGCCATAATGGTCTCAAAACGAGGGAGTCTCCTTTGGGCAGTGATACTTCCAGCAGCTACAAAAGGAGCTGTaatgaaaagctttcatttggcagctatgctggagcagttgtAAATATCTGTGAAGGTGTAAGCACTGAGAAAGGGACACTCTTGAAGAGTAAATATGTAACATTGCCTGTATATCCATGACAGCGCACAAAATAGTGCTTTATGTGGCATCTAAACTGctatttgctgttttgaaaaagaagatggGTTTAGAATACAAACATGTCTCATCTGACTGCTGGTTAGAGTCCCTTTTAAGAAATTACACTGTTCTCATTTTGTAAAGTGTCAGAAAGATTAGCTCTCATGGTAAGTCTGCTCAGGACTTTTGTCTACCTACCTATTTCTGGACCCATTTTTAAACTGCCCTTTATTGTTTTGGTCTCTTTCAAAGTACTTTAGTACTTCTCACAGGCACAAGACTCCCTTTTGACTCCTACAGGATCCAAGCACAAACTTTAATAATTCCTATCTTGTTCAGAAGTGAGGTTCTGCATTTTTGGAGACATTTCTAGTGATGTTATGAGGTTTCTATTGCTGACCAAAGGCTGATCTTTATGGTTACAACCATATTTGTGGAAGATGGCACAGAATTTTAGCACACTGCTTCTTCTCAAACTATGGATCTTCAGAGTTTAGAAATGATTAGCTGCTCCTTAAAGCATATGATACAAAAAATTCTTTGATGCAAAGTGCCACAATGAATAAAGCCAGCCcaaaaagccttaaaaaaaagtttgccttTACCCTATTGCTCTCTGCAACTCGTTGTGCAGCTTCTCTTGCCATGGCTTTTGCGACAGTATTTGGGACAGGTGTGCCTTGAGGTTGAGGGAGTATTCGGTTAGGCGATGGAGACCTCCTCCCCTGAAGCGGGCTGGGAAAGTTAGGAGCAGGTGGCTCAAGCATGTGTCCATGAACAGGGGATGCTGAACGAGTCTGCTCCCATGActcatccatttttaaatgtggaCCTAAATGTTCTTCTTTGGTTTCTGGGGCTCCGGCACTTGCTAATGGCTTAGATTTGGGAGCAGTTCTGGGGTGAGGGGTTGGAGGCACCAGTAGGTCAGATGGAATGGCAGCAACAGAAGAGTCCACTGATTCCCCTTGTGCAGAGAGCGTTCGAACTGTAAGTTCCTTTGCTTCCAAACTTCTTAGTCTCATTAGCTCCACCAATGTGTTCTCTGCTGTCGGATAGATCACTTCTGCCACCTGAGTACACAAAGAAGCAACTTACTACCGTGAAGACATCTGTTTCCCTCCCCTCAACCCCACTAAAGTACAACCTCCAAGGTCTTAACATGGAGTTAACACAGAGTGGACTGCAAGAGCTCACATTAGGGCTCCACGCTAATTAGCACCAGTTATCTTTAATCCTTTCAACCCATTTGTCCAAAAGCTTATGTGCTTATAGAAAGAAAGCTAATGAGCAAGTTATGCACAAACAAAAGAGCAGGTTCtacagaaaactgagaaaaccCTGCACACATTTAAGTGCTGTCACATGTTTATCCTTGCCTCTACCTGTCAGTTGAAATTCACCTAATGTAGATGGTCACTGTAACGCTGGAAGGAGAACTCACCCGTTGACCTTTTGCATAAACACCATAGCCTGTGACATTGGCGCCATGGGAGGTCCCTGTTGCTGTCAGAGTTGGTGGTTTCCAGGACACCTGTATGGTTGCTGGGGTGGACCCAACCCGTACAGTAACATCTTGGGGTGGAGCTGGAGGACCTAAGACAGACAAGACTGGTCACTGTTGAGCCTTAGATCAGAAGTATATATGTCAACTGATATACTTGCAAGTTGGGAACTACAGGTctcaaagcattatttttacattatttttttctttttaagatgacAAAATATCCTTTATTGCAGTTGTTAGGTGAAAACAGAAGTCAGCAGGTCATGGAGCCAGGAACTGACTCTCAGCTTACAGCCAGTAACTAAGctgtatttctttgcaaaatagtCTGTACGTTCAACTTGCTCTGGACCCATTTTTATCCCTCCAGGCTGCATAACTGCTATTTTCTTTGAATGCAGATGATGTTAACGGAAaaatgcagggagaaaaaggcCCAGGAGTGGCACTTAGTGGAAAACTGCTGCAGGTAACAGCAAGTTACTCTGGTATATATCTCTGCACTGAATGCATACTGCATACtcagaaataactttcaaaTTCTGCCTCTCTGGACTATCAGTGGCTCTAAGTCATAATTTATGGGCCAGAAGCAAGCTGAAACTTTAACCTTTTCAACCAGCAGCATGGTGCTTTAAAGGACAACTGGACTCAAAGTCTTTTCTCTgcacttgagaaaaaaataagcctaCTAATCTTTTAAGGCATTTACAGTGTGTTAGTGTAATAGCACACCAAGTAGACATCCTTAATTAAAAGACATTATTACCCTACTATAAATAGTTCTACTTTGTACAGAAAGCCAAAGTAAAAATATCATAGAGATTATCAGTTCATTAATATTTCAGGCATCCTGTTGTGTTAATTTAACAGTCAAACCCTGAGCAGTGTTTCATGCTAAAACGTTTCAAAAGCAGGGTTCAGCTGTAGTCATCTCTGGGTAACAGCTGGGAGAATGCAAATCTTGGTTGCTGTGAGTTTGCTTTTGTCAGTGAACTAAGCACAATCAATTTCTGTTCATCTACCAAAAaagctataaatattttaactgtgtGCATTCATTGCTACAAAACAGATCATGATACAAGTGTAAATATCACACAAACCTCAGCCTCCAGATATGCTGGCAAACCATCAATGCATTTCTGTAGTTTGCTGTCACTGAATTTCATCCTCTAGTGGGCACGGAAATGAAATTATGGTCATGTTCATACACTACAGGCACAACATGAAAATTTTGCCTATGCCATCCCTTGCAcctataatgtatttttaacttgcAAGGCTAAAGCATGCAAACTGACCTAATACTATTCTTGGCTAAGATGAAGATTTTTGATTTAGGATTGAATTTCAGCTTCCCTGACCATCCTATTTTATTGACGGCCAGCACTCCCAATCCAGCCAAGCTCCTCAGTTTACAAGAGAGAACGCATCTAGTCCAGTATCTTGTCTATGACAATGATATTAATCTGCTCCTGCAGAAGTCACCTTCCTTGCGTTctcccaaaaccaaacaatccCCAGAGCATCTATCTCAATCATCACAGGCTGTAACACAGACAGGTTTAATAAACCATAATGTCCAAGGCTTAGTATGGTTTCTATTTTCCCCCAGCATTAAATGGGAAATTACTTTTGATGACTCGTGATGGTCTTGGTCATCAACATAAATGTTCATTTCAGAATTCTGCTACAGTTTGATCTTCATGAATTTATTACCTAAATTAGCTTAAAAACCGTAACAGTCCCATCGATCCCAATCCTGTGTATACTTATGTCTATTTTTAGATCTGAGCACCCAAAAGAGAACTACTTCTATTTTAACTTAAGCAATTCTAATGCTTTGATGAATCAAGAAGAGGAGTTCAATTGCTCAGCAACCAAAGACCTGCCACCCAGCTTTGGTCTGACAGGAAGCAATGTGTTTCCAAGTATAAATCATGCAAAACATGATATATctatgcaaagagaaaaatgaaaaggtgacCTCTAATTGCCTTATACGTTTTATGTAACTGCTCTCTCTAGCTTTGAAATGTGAGCAGTTATCTCAAGTTCATTTTTGCTTAATGTATTCCCAAAAAACTCCTGAGATTAATACAGtgtcaaaattttaaaatactcacTGATCCGCACTCCCTTTTTGGTATAAGTGGCTGATAGTACCCTTTTCTACAAGGATATCACTGAACCCACTAGTAAAGAGCAGAGCCTCTCAGCTTCAAATAAAGCGAGCACATGTATTCATTTGTAAACATATCTGAAGCCCTTAGAAAAATGTCACTACAAATATTAGCAGCTGCCTGTGGCTTGTTAAGTTCATGCTGCACTGACTCCTAAACCTGACATTCACCACAACTAAAGTTTATGTGACATCACTCACTCCCATGCATCTTCGAGAGAAGCACAATAATAAAAGATTCCCTTCACACAGAATATCTGTATTGCTCTCTCAGCATATTATAAATCATCTTTGAAACATGTCCCTTACAGTGTAGATCAACTGATGGTACTTAAGGTGGAAAAATAATGCAGAGTTTGAGAAAAACCCCAGTATTAGTCACATTaagatacttttcttttttcttttgacttctttcttttaactgtAGTTTGGAAGAAGAGAGACGTGACTACTCAAAACCAGTAatatttgcaagagaaaaacatggCACACTATTATAGTAACTCCCATTGCTGACTGATTTCATGGgcattcttttccctttctttcaatGGCTTTTGAAATACAAGCATCAGCCTCTAATCACTTCAACAgttactattttattttgctatataACAGTGAAAAGTTTACATGCTTTTATAAAAACGCCCTCTCTGGAATGACATGATGGGAAGATTCTGGGATCTCTGGATCTAAAAGCAGAGGCTTTGCTGCATTTTAACTCCTCAACAGAGAACAGTTCATTTATTGCTTTAGCACACTTCAGCAACTAGAGGGAGATATAGCACATTAAGTGTTTGGCCTGAAAAAAACTCACTCAAAAGGCCTTTCCCAAGTAACAAAGTCGTCAATTATCTAATAATATCTAATAAGTTCAAGCCACCATCTAGGCAGTATCTCCCAACTCCCACAGAACATACACAAAGTTCAAAATGCAACCCTTCGTAGCAGATTCTGTAACAGCAGTACCGCTTATCTCCCAAATGATTTAAGACAAAAGAGTAAATGCCTGAGCTGATGACATTTCTACTGAAACTATAAATCAGCAGCATCACAAACAGTAGACATACAAGCTTAACTCCCTCTCTACTCAATCAGCATTACTGTCCTGCATATCTCCTTACATATAAGTCACACAAGCCGAGGAAGAAACCAGAACTAATTCCTGCATCTTTGCTGGAACCGAATCCCAGCAGGGAGTCAACTAAGCCACAGCACAGTATATGCTATTGAAATTTCACTCGCCAGGAGTCACTTGTATTTGACTGTCCCTGCTTCAGGGGCATTCAATGCTCTGAAAGTCTGAACATATAAGGAGCCTTTTACTTGGCCTTGATTAGATAGACTTGGTTAGATGAATCTATAAGGAGAGATGTTCAAATTTTTCAGGTATTGCCATATACACCCAAAATTATGAGATTATCCATTAAATGCActaatttatttcagctctAGTTTTCAACACCACTTCATGTTCTTAAATAGTGGGAAATGACTGGTAACACTTATCAACATTCCTAATGTAAAAGCAAGTCCAAAAAACCTTGGACTTTCCAAAACATGACCAATTTGTTATCTTTACAAATTCAAACTGTTTTTTAGCCAGTGTTGTTCacaccaataaaaataaattactaacAGAAATATTATAACTGgacaaattaaatacaaatggaGATTAATCTGATAAAACACTTAATGTGTGATCTGCGATGATGATAAGCATGGCTTTCCCCTGTTTATCTACCAAAAATGCTTCAGTCCTTACACAGGAACAAAGAAGAGAATAACACAGGACTGGAATTAATTTTAGATACCATAAAGCAATCTAATAATCCCCAGTCTGCTCATGAATGTGACAGAAGCTACAGCATAAAGCTAAAGGTTAGATTAATTTATCTAGAATTTTCAGAGAAACTTAACTGGTGAGTTTTGGGGTagggagaaaaatatcaaaCCTGCTGGCAATGTAGAAAATTCCAcaaaggcttcctttttttctcgTTGTTCCAGGGGAAGCTGCCAGGGCATCTGATGGGGCTTTGCCACGACCTTCACCTTGTAGACCATATTGggcttcaaattaaaaaaatggtacTTGTAGCTAGCAGCCTTGACAATGTCAAATTCTTCTTCATTAAGAAAGATCACATGACTGTAATTACTATTTGTAGGGAGCCAGGACAGCTCAGCAGAAATCTGGGTTATATTATCCACTTTAAGATTAGAGGGGGCTACTATGACATCCTTCCCAACTAACAAAGTGCACTGCAGTTCATCTGAGTTACCCTTGTTTGTAATGCTCTGAATTGATATTCGGTATGTACAAGTAGAAATGTTAAGCTTTTCTATAAGAGCTTTCGTTCTGCTTCCCAAGGCTACGTTCATCCGTATTTCTTTGTCAACCAGAACATTATAGCTGCTAATGGTTCCCCATCCGGGTGGCACTACTGGTGGCTCCCAGCCCACAATGACACTTTTGGCTAGTTGTTTAATAAGGGTGATTTTTCTAGGATAAGGCACAATGTCTTCTCCAATTTCATCAATGTTCACATCCAGAGTCCCTCCGCCATTGCTGATTACACTAGAGTCTACGTGACTTGGTGGACTTATCTCCAAGAGATCTCCTTCCAAAGTAGGACCCGAATGGTTGATAAAATTCTGATCTTGTTCACTGCTTAATGTGCTTGATAACCGGGTCTCATTGTCTTGAACAAAATCTACAAAATTTGAAGGGACTAGTCCTCTTTGTCCATCTAGAAGTTCCCCTAGTGAGAAAGAACAATGCCATTAAAATCCTTGAAGGAGCCACGTCGATGCCTTGCAAGTGGACATGTTAAGGAAGAAGATGATACAAGTGAAAACCATACAGAACCAACATTCACAGTTTGAGATTGTAAAGGCTCAGTAAGGCAAAAACCAGAACTGCTAGTAAGCTTTCTTGTCAACTTAAATCTTGCCAGCAGGAAAAGCTGACAATATAAAATATCTTATAATTAGCTATGCCTGCAAGGACCAGCTTTGCTGGTGCAGAAACTCTGTTAATCAACACGATGATGATGGGGTAATTTTAGCAACTGATTTGGTAGTAGATGAAGGAAAGAACTGGGACCGTGTTTGACAGATGAACTGATTTGAATCTGCATGAATTAGCATGAattcacagattaaaaaaataccttcatAAAAGCCATCTTCGTCCATATCTCCATACACATAAAGATATTTTCCTGCCGTAAGGGGGAGCTCTGCTTCTGGATTTTCATTTGGTCCATCAAAAGGGTTGTAACTGCAATGGAGTACAGATGGAAGACATACGTGTTTGCTCACAACCCTCACACAGCTGAACAATAATCAGAAAAAGGCGTACAGTTCTAAGGCTGCACAGGAAGGCAATTCCTCAGTTCaatctttttgctttccttctaaAACATATATTCTGAGTGGAGTCTAAGTCAGTTTGTTATTGTGAACTGTAACTGTATCACCCACGGGCTGCCATGAAACACAACCTATTCGCTTAAGCATTATACACTTAAAACCACATTCTTTTCTGTAGAATTTACTTACACATTTCTCACTTAGGTCTCTTTCAATACACTGgccaaaatattctttattttttaaagtgaattaaaGCAATCTCAGTTGTGGGGATCTTTTCCAGTCCCCATATTCCATTTGTTTTATGTGGTAGTCTTTTACACGAGTTTAACTTCAACAGAGAcaagttaaataaaaacaaaaacagtgaGTTACAGCTAAAATAAGCCACTCAGACAAAAACTTCTTATAAAGTATTTAAATCCATATCCATCCTGATATAAATTGttcatcactgaaaattttttCGTGACAATACCTTATATCTGAAATGTTAATGTGCAAAGCAAAGATGAGAGGaacttttaaatctttcttgcattgatgaaaaagcaatttataaGAACAGATTGAGACATCCTTTATAAAGCAGGAGGTACATATTCTCATCTTATTTAGAAATTGAAGGCTACAAATACAGTGGTGGGTAAAAGAGCCATGCCATGTTAAACTTTCTCTGACAATTATGGCACATGGAAATGGCACTATTTTGCAGCTAGTGCAAACAGGAAAGGGGTCTGCTATCCATAACATTGGTTCCACACAATAATTCAGTGCATGaataaaagtgaagaaaaaccAAATGTTGAATATTACAAATATGTATTATATGTGTAATGAGCTGGGTTTTCTACCTATAACGGGCAATGCAAAGATGGACTTTCCCAGAATATCTCTGCTTTGAGGTATTGGAATTCTGATCATTATCCATctgtaaagagaagaaaaaaaccgCAACAATATGATTTCAAAAAGATGCACGCACTGTTTACCTGACACACAATATAAATCAGACAGGGAACAGgcaacatataaaaaaaaattaaaataattctaacaTGGAACAGAACTGATTAATTTTACTTAGAAGGGCTTAGGCTAGAAAGGAACTGCAATTCAGATTCTaacacagcaaagaaattgAGCTAATTCCTTGACATCTTGCTAGGGATTCAGATAACTTGTCTGAGACTGGATGTTGGTTTTCCTCAAAAGCCTGCAAAACTGACAAAGAACCAGTAGATCAGTGCTTTGTCATTTGGTCAGTGGAGATGGCTGAAGGAGGTGTGACACTGACCACACCACTCCCTTCCATGCTGCAGACTAAAGAAACAGGCACGGCTTAACTATACCAGTTTCACTGACCACCTCACCCTCCTGACTAAGCTTTTACTAAAGTCTTCATTAAAGTACAGTAAACTTAATTACTCCAAGATGACCTTTTGTAAGTGATATGCCTAGAGCTTCTGGGCATAGTACAGCTATATGATCACACAGACAACCTAGGGTGATACCCtaatattttaatcagaaaacaatAGTAGAAACCTAATACCAGTGACTAAGTACTTGTGACAAATGCTGACTTTAGAGCTGGTGCAAGTTTGAACTTCCAAACACTTGGAAACAATGAGTATCACATAAAATATACCCCCTTGCCCATCCaatccacagcagcagcatctgttgAATTCCATCCTTTTCACTAACTGAAAGAAGTAATATATTTCCTCTGAATTTAACATCATATTTAATTCAATTCTGCAAAGCCACACATTTATTCCATTACAGATCTGGTCTACAAAACCTGGAGATTAAATTGTGCTGAATCAACACAGACTCCACCTGGTTTAGCTCTGCACTAAGGCTCTCACTGGTAAAATAGTAATTCTTCCTGTTTTGCTTTAAGCCTAGTAGAGTTTTTAAAGTGAGAGATGTACTTCTCTCTTccaattattttacagtttgcTGTGAAACGTtttagtaaaaatgaaaaatttcccCTCAGATTGAAAGAACTTCAATTAAGCTAGAAATACTAGCTTTAACAGTGGGATCAAATAAGGTAAGTTGTCCCAAATTGATTGAAACTTTACAATCTGGACAGAGTGAATATTGAACTGCAACTTTCAGGCCTAAACAGGTCCCAGCTTGGTTCCTG contains the following coding sequences:
- the RIMBP2 gene encoding RIMS-binding protein 2 isoform X13, which produces MREAAERRQQLELEHEQALAVLNAKQQEIELLQKAQVEAKKEHEGAVQLLEAKVRELEEKCRTQSEQFNLLSRELEKFRQQAGKIDLLSSNSVASSDIPGSPGKSLSQLMNGIATSIGKGHESPSGSRCVISEFIRPLQISGDKPEQLSVKPTFLSKSRSATPRCRFDSDMDNDQNSNTSKQRYSGKVHLCIARYSYNPFDGPNENPEAELPLTAGKYLYVYGDMDEDGFYEGELLDGQRGLVPSNFVDFVQDNETRLSSTLSSEQDQNFINHSGPTLEGDLLEISPPSHVDSSVISNGGGTLDVNIDEIGEDIVPYPRKITLIKQLAKSVIVGWEPPVVPPGWGTISSYNVLVDKEIRMNVALGSRTKALIEKLNISTCTYRISIQSITNKGNSDELQCTLLVGKDVIVAPSNLKVDNITQISAELSWLPTNSNYSHVIFLNEEEFDIVKAASYKYHFFNLKPNMVYKVKVVAKPHQMPWQLPLEQREKKEAFVEFSTLPAGPPAPPQDVTVRVGSTPATIQVSWKPPTLTATGTSHGANVTGYGVYAKGQRVAEVIYPTAENTLVELMRLRSLEAKELTVRTLSAQGESVDSSVAAIPSDLLVPPTPHPRTAPKSKPLASAGAPETKEEHLGPHLKMDESWEQTRSASPVHGHMLEPPAPNFPSPLQGRRSPSPNRILPQPQGTPVPNTVAKAMAREAAQRVAESNRMERRSVFSERSNAAQYANSDDEEDGYDSPNIKRRGASVDDFLKGSELGKQPHYCHGEEYHTESSRGSDLSDIMEEDEEELYSEMQLEDGGRRRVSVTSHNALKLLGNPSSAGRPERAEHAGRRSSHGSAVPQRSRPMLVPSIDGYGGRDHLSPDIYEESETDPGTEDICTRIFVALFDYDPLTMSPNPDAAEEELPFKEGQIIKVYGDKDADGFYRGETCTRIGLIPCNMVSEIQADDEEMMDQLLKQGFLPLNTPVEKIERNRRSGRQHSVSTRRMVALYDYDPRESSPNVDVEVVP